The sequence TGAGATATGGCAAAACCTTTCCTTTTcataaggaaaagaaaatgatggGTGTacggaacctccatgttcagaagcagtgtaCCTCTGCATACAAATTGCTGGGGGACAGCACCATTGGAGGGTTGTTGCCTCCATGTCCTActtatgggtttcccataggcatcaggttggtccctgtgggaaacaggatgctgaacctgcctgggctcttcttctgttaataatattttccaaagttgtgtgcagagcttggaaaagttacttttttgaactaccatgaactaccagtggccttgctggctggggctgatgggagttgtagttcaaaaaagtaacttttccaagctctggttgtgtgtatgtgtgatgcaCACTGACCAAGCAATACACAAAAACTCCTGTTTATGCTGTTCATATGTGCACTTTCTCCACAATGACCACATCTGGACAATCACTGAATTGTGTGCCTTTATAGAAGGGAGCAAACAAACCATGAAATCTTCAGTTAACTATAGTTTCCTGGCACATCCAAACTAGGAAGCTATGGTTAATGACTTCTGAGCAAGCCAGGATATGAAGCTATAGTTTGAAACTGGCTTGCACGAAGGAAGGACAGAAGGAGTGTGGCCGACAGATCCATTCCCATTTTAGCTTATTATATGATCGTCTGATTGCTGTCATTGTGGGATGAATAGGCaccttggctggggcttatgcACATTCTCCATTCAACTCCCATTAAATATATCATACACCCAATATGTAGCCTATAGAAAAAAGGGGAACTCTTCTATCAATCACTGCTAGGGTgtctatttttttttgttaaaagacACATGCAGACCTGGTAAATCGAACTTCACAGATATTGCACATATATGGCTTTTCTCCCGTGTGGGTTCTCATGTGTCGCGGCAGCTTCCCTGCTCCCATGATTATTTTGTtgcagatggggcactgctggGAAGCTTTGGGCTTGATCTTCCTTTCTTCCGGCCACCGAGGAAAGACTCCCCCAAAGTGGGCAGCGCTGAGGAAGTTCAGGTAAGCGCTATAATCGTTTTCCGCCTTGATGTGCCCCAGGTGGCCCACTGGATTGTTGGCAAACATGTCCTTGAAGATGTCATTGGGGAATGGGATGGGAGGgggctcctccttctcctcttccttgaTTTTCCTCTTCCTGATAACCAGGTCCAAGGGACCGTTGTCCCCCTGCTGCTCGTCCACCTGGGAAAAGGCGCCGAAGTCTCCATTCCACAGGTGAGGAAAGAGGCCGGGCACAAATGGAGACAGAGCTGGCCTCCGTTCTGGAATGCTAGCTTTAGGGTACAAGTTTTCCCTTAGGAGAGACTCAATGGAGAAGTCTCTTATCATGCCCAAGGAGCCGCTGGAGCTATTGGCTGGGAAGTGGCTAGAGAAACTACTTGGCCTTTCTGAGTATGCTTCTTCGGCAAGGTCAGATTTGGAAGGACTTTGGCGACAGCTGATGTCTTGGACATCCGTCAGGTTCTGATTTGCAAAGTCTTctatgtcctcctcctcctcctcttcctcctcctcctcctcctcctcctcctcttcctcctcctcctccttctcatcttcctccTCTAAACTGGGCTCCATGATTTCTAGGCATACGTTAATCACACACTGGATCTCCAGCATCTTGGCCGCGTTGAGGATGTGCTTGAGGTTCGAGGTGGTGATGGTGAGGGTCGAGGTATAGGCAAACTCAAGGATTGCCGAAAGTGCTTCAGGCTTGACAAAGTCAATCTCGTAAACGTAGGGCTGGTCCGCTAAAGTGCCGGTAGTGAAGAGTTTCTTAAAATACTGGCTGCAGGCAGCCAGGACAGACTTGTGGGTCCTGTATTCTTGATCTTGGACAATGAGGATGACGTCACAGAGGAGGCCATTGTGCCGCTGCTCATTTAAGCCACAAAGGACTTCGCTGCTGTGGTTTGGGAATGGGATCCCAATAAGGTCTTCAATGCCATTGGCCATATTCTCATTTAGAGCCCtaggagaaaacacacacaaaacagagaatCAGCACATTCATATTCGTCCATGAAGACAGCAGCTGTAAAGATACAAAAAATCTTTCAAAATGTGGGTCCCAATCCGCCGATAGACACAGGGTTATAGCCGATgccagtcctattcagagtagacccacagaaGTAGATGAACATGACTAagtgtagagacacacttactgttgtgctggttccagtgcatctccacttttattttccagtagtatagtggcaaattcagaagtgcagggtaccttcatgatagtcacagccacacacatccCTTCTTTTCGGattcttattaatgccttctcccacaaccatCGACAACCCTAGGAGCTACTAAACATGAAAGGGgcaagtgttagctactgaaaagagtcttctcagtggctgactcatctcctttcactctgattggctccaatcaggaggaaaggaaaaagcagcatgttggaagactcttctcagtggctaacacactcccctttcatgctgattggcttgtcggatgctggagacagctgctgggaccctgctcccaaaaagggggtctaagaccccctgaggctCTGGACAACTGCACTCctgctcttttctgaaaatggggcgcACAgaactagtcaaactctgcccctttttattctaaaaatCTGGTGGgtcagctcgagtgcattttttaaaaaaattgagcttcaggcagattttacAACTgactggtagatcaacccatttgtcttccaggtgtggccaatggaaacacttaaCTGCAGGctgaggcagagacagtgattggcccaatgctttgttgtgggtggtcctaaaaggtctgaagtcaacagtggggaagggagtcccttcaaaacgcagccagaaaaatcattctggctgcttttgaaataACTAGTATGCCCACAGCcttacttaggttcattaatttcaatgggtctacactgataCAACCCATAGACAACCAATTGTACATATTACCACCAAGTAAAGGATTTCTAGATCCCCTTTTAAGGTTTATAGCCTCCCAAGGTGGATTACCACAAATCAACAGGATACAACATTAACATTCCAAAATTTAAATACAACAACCATAAACGCATCTCAACGCAAACCGGTGTTTAAAAATCTTTAGGGTGTTCCTATaaaggcaaacacagaagaggccaTGCCCATTTCCCTGGGGTGGGCATTCCAGAGAAGCGGGGCCACCACAGAGACTGCTCTATTTCTGGTACTTACCAACCTCAACGATTTCATCAGAGAGCAGAGCCTCAAATGCTGATCTTAACGTTCAGGCATGTAACAACTGGATCCTCACGTACCCAGCCAATTCAGTGAGCCTTGGGCTAACGTCATGGTGTAGATCCAAAAGCCTGCTTCCTTCCCCACTGACTTTCTTGAGTGAAGTTCTGCAGAGGAGGCTCTCTTGGTAGCTCTTCTACCCTCAGAATGGTGGCCTGAGTAAAGAGGGGGGTTTGTGTGGCAGCCCTTAAATTGTGGAACTCTTTTCCCACCTCACTGTACATCTTTCGCCATTTGTTGAAGCTGTACCTCTTTATCTTGGCCTTTGACAATTGAGCTATCTTGTTGGGGGGGGCAATCTCTTTTGCTGAATTGATATTGTTCTattccatttggaatggttttacGTATTTTATAATTGCAAATGATTTTCATcagtttttataattttattttctaTTGCAGTAACCGACCCTAGGATCTTATAGTGAAGGGGGGGGATCTTATAAACAGATGGATGGAGAAGCAGTTACATCCAAAACACACACTGATCATGGTTTCCTTGAGTGGGTCCAATGTCCCAATGTCAGGGGGTGAAAGTATTTACCTAAGTACTGATACTaaatataatgttatatttataatGTTATATTATAATGTTCTTCCAGTTCAAAAACAGCATGTAAAACAGGCATGcttagagatggggaacctctggccagcGGCCCAATTCGGCCCCTCTGGTGTttccatgtggcccttgggatgctCCCCAgatcacaccctccttgagtgtttttgcctggctggaaagcaTTCTTGAACTATGATTATGTCTGTTGCTTGCCTGaactggaggacagagagaggtgtgGTGTTTGTAGAAACCTCTGATGTTTTTGCATGCCTTGAATGTAAACTGCTGTACAACGCAGAGGCGGCTGGtgacttcatgtcagtggggcagtggaatccactccgggttttagtctgcactgaaagcaccttggacatctcctcaaaagttcagactaaaatctggaacAGATCCCActgtcccactggcatggagtcaccagccatcactggtacAAAGGGTAAGGGTTACACCACTGCTCTGCCAACTTTTGTATCTGTCCCCATCAGCccctggtatgtggcccccagaaggtcgCTCAGAAGGAAATgcaacccttgggctgaaaaggattccccacccctgtgtttgGGCAACAGAATTTCAGATACAAATGGCAATAGAGAGGCTGTGACAGAACTTGgtattatttgtttgcttgtttataaaTGTTCTACACTCCCTTTCTATTCAGAGTGGCAGAATCACAAGAGCAACTGCAAAAAAAGAAGCAAtttcaacaaagagtcttgttgcAGTACCTTGAAGAGCAACATACTTTTGATGGCATATGAATTAAAAGCgcatctgacaaagtgggcttGAGTCCACAAAAGCTGATGCCATCGTAAATgtatttgtcttttaaggagccaCAAGGCGGCTCTCTGCTGAaattgctgcaagagactaacatgaCTACCCTTCTGGAAAAGAAGCAatttgatgtttatttatttttaaatgattacAGTATTTCCCCAAATTCCCCTAATCTGATTGTACGGAAAGTCAGGGAGTGGGTAAAACTAATCAATCCCTCCTATTTGTGAATATGTGCTCACACTGTGAATATATCATTGTCCCATTCAGACAGCTCAGGGCAGCATAGCAGGTCCTTCCCTCCCCATGTTATCTTTACAATACCCTGTGAAGTAGAATGTATGCCTGGTGCAagatcaccagtgagcttcatgggtgattggggatttgaatctgagtCTCCCTGCTCCTATATCTAGTCTAGGGGTTGCCAATGCTTTTGGGCCCAAGGGCAcactttgcaaactggagaaactgttgtgggcaccatgcATACCCTGCAATCAAGCACACCCACCGCAATCTATTCCACTGGCCACAACAGAATACACCTTTGAACCTTAGTTTTAGCaggggggggcagggcaggggacTCTGCAGCACCAGGGAAAGCTTCTGTGGGCACACATTGGTGACCCTCTGCTCTACCCACTACACAACATTAGTGCTTAAGCACAGATTGGTAAATGCACTTAGGGCAGTCTGAATGCCAGGTTTTTGTACTACCACTACACAAGCACAGAACCGAAACTGTGCATCATTAGAATATtgggtttaatttaatttttaaagcagGTACCTAGCCCTCATGGCCACAAACATGGTTGCTGACATGGGCTGAGCTGTGTTTCTGCCCAGACCTGGAACCTGAGGGCTCCTCAGAGGGGGAGCAAGACCTTCCAGCAGATCTCCACACTGCCAGTGAGCTAACAGACCCATATATCTCTGTCTCAGGACTGGAGATCcccacaccagttgctgggatctTTGTGTGCAAGCGTGGGCGCACACACATAGACAGGTCTGTCTCAGGACTACAGGTGCAGAGAAGATGGCAAGCCAGGAggaatttcagagtcactgcctgtgggaacagagcttggaaaagttactttttttgaactacaactcccatcagcgcaatccagtggccatgctggctgaggctgatgggagttgtagctcaaaaaagtaactcttccaagctctgtgtgggaAGGAAGTGCATGGAAACACCTGGGTGGATCAGGGCCTGACTGAGAGCCAGGTAGCAGTGGAGTCTCCTGTCCTATATAAGTCCTATATAAGTTGCCTGTCTGACCAGCCAAAGAGCATAAGACGAGCCCTGTTGAATCTGGCCAgtggcgcatctagtccagcaaactgttctcacagtggccagtaatgggaagcccaaaatcaggacctgagtgcaggaacactctcccctcctgtggtttccaagaactggaattcagaagcatgctgcctcctacCATGAAGGCAaagcgtagccatcatggctagcagccatttatagccattggtagccttattatttatttatttatttattgcacttgtataccgtcctatagccgaagctctctgggcggtttacagcaatcaaaaacattaaaacaaatacacaatttaaaaacatattttaaaaacaatttaaaacacaattttaaaattcaaaacaatataaaaacaatttaaaaacacatgctaaaatgcctgggagaagaggaaagtcttgacctggcgccgaaaagataacagtgttggcgccaggcgcacctcgtcagcaacatcttccatgtatttgtctaatcctctcttgaAGCCCTGCcaaattggtggtcatcactgcctcctgtgggagcaaattccatagtttaactatgcgctgcattgAAGAAGAGCTTTCTTTAGcctgtcctgaatcgtccaacattcagcttcattaaatGTCCCTGAGGtctagtgttatgggagagggagaacatATTATTCCATGGGTTAAGGAACCTCAtgcttgggggccaaatgcaggccTCCAggccctctgtctggcccttgaaactgtcccaaggccacacccctctcactggccctccttcgcatcctctttgagtgttttggcctggctggaactctgattatgcctcttccttgcctggccAGAGGACAGAGAGGGCTGCGCAAGTgtgggtagaaactagcctactacatAACGGTAACActtgcatttgttgctccgcccacttttgcctctggctcctcccaccactggcatgggaaggtagcccttgggctggaaaaggtcccCCACTCCTCAACCATACGAAAGATACCAATAGGTGCAGATTCTCATGGATAATGCAGGCCGTAGAATCCAGCTTTCATTGACATGGATATTTTTATCCTCTCGCTCCTGCACAGAGTGTCTCCAGCCATGGTTACCTCACTGGTTTGCTCCATCCCACAATGGAGCGGCTTGTTCCTCCCCAACCTTCCTATTCCTGCTTCCCCACGAAACGCCGCAGGTAACAATCCTGTTCTATCATCACACTCCTGCAGTCCTTATCGAAGCCACATCTTTGCTCTTTCTGAAAGCACATTAAGAAAATCACGATGAACATGGTGGGCTGTTTCCAGATGCCCCAGACGCATCACGTCTCGCTGCATGCCAGGCATTAAACTCCTTGTTCTGTCCTTCAAGGCCCTCCGTGATCTCATTCCCCAccctgccctgcaccctcccctcccccagcctcCTCTGTCTGCTCTCGGTCTTTATTTAGACTGTTCCTGACAAATGGAGCCGCCTCCCATTATTCTCCCGGGCCTTCGGTCTCCACCTTTATTTAATTATCCCTCCTGCTCGAGTTCGCCTTGTTCACAATGTCTGCCATGTCCTTCCATTTGACAACCCCTGACAGACTTGTTTTGTGTTGCATCCATTTTGAGCAcaggttctgtgtgtgtgtgtgtgtgtgtgtgtgtgtagcacatGGTACCAATTTCAGGGTTAGATGTGCAACTCTTGAGGTGGGAACTagggaatctgtcagtttcagtttctctcattttttcatttACCCAGTCTTGAGATCAATTCTCCATGTTTCCTCATCGGTTTGCAAATTTCTAAaggagtcctcatgaaaattcactagcattttagtgcagatttctctgaAAATATATCCTTTTTTCTAGGCAATTTTCTCTGATGTGcacaacaatttcccctaatataatgcattttgtaagttgttttagctgatatatgcatttttatgcacacttaatatatgcatatttgtaaacatcagttggctgaagaactgctttgcaaaattcagagaagagcaaatTTCGACAGATGGCTCTATTTTGATTCACATATAATTTCAGAAAGTGTAATTAGGTAGGTTTCCTTTAAATTTGAACAGACTTGTATTTCTTCCCATTTCTAGTGGCAACCCGAGGCTCTGGTGCACAGGATCAGACATGGGCATTGCATTGTAGCATACCCACAAAGG is a genomic window of Rhineura floridana isolate rRhiFlo1 chromosome 1, rRhiFlo1.hap2, whole genome shotgun sequence containing:
- the ZBTB7C gene encoding zinc finger and BTB domain-containing protein 7C isoform X3; protein product: MANGIEDLIGIPFPNHSSEVLCGLNEQRHNGLLCDVILIVQDQEYRTHKSVLAACSQYFKKLFTTGTLADQPYVYEIDFVKPEALSAILEFAYTSTLTITTSNLKHILNAAKMLEIQCVINVCLEIMEPSLEEEDEKEEEEEEEEEEEEEEEEEEEEDIEDFANQNLTDVQDISCRQSPSKSDLAEEAYSERPSSFSSHFPANSSSGSLGMIRDFSIESLLRENLYPKASIPERRPALSPFVPGLFPHLWNGDFGAFSQVDEQQGDNGPLDLVIRKRKIKEEEKEEPPPIPFPNDIFKDMFANNPVGHLGHIKAENDYSAYLNFLSAAHFGGVFPRWPEERKIKPKASQQCPICNKIIMGAGKLPRHMRTHTGEKPYMCNICEVRFTRQDKLKIHMRKHTGERPYLCIHCNAKFVHNYDLKNHMRIHTGIRPYQCKFCYKSFTRSDHLHRHIKRQSCRISRPRRGRKPATWRAASLLFAQNGQPDDKSFMMPPALEEMSSHLSSAAMCLPGPSTKHFMDGAKSSLNLQELESQFEETQMKLFGRTHLDMERNGSIFAFALGHNDSLSARPYFSLPDPWGAGFNGLAGLNHLAPISEASN
- the ZBTB7C gene encoding zinc finger and BTB domain-containing protein 7C isoform X2 — its product is MLLTRCAWRQHCYLFGARALNENMANGIEDLIGIPFPNHSSEVLCGLNEQRHNGLLCDVILIVQDQEYRTHKSVLAACSQYFKKLFTTGTLADQPYVYEIDFVKPEALSAILEFAYTSTLTITTSNLKHILNAAKMLEIQCVINVCLEIMEPSLEEEDEKEEEEEEEEEEEEEEEEEEEEDIEDFANQNLTDVQDISCRQSPSKSDLAEEAYSERPSSFSSHFPANSSSGSLGMIRDFSIESLLRENLYPKASIPERRPALSPFVPGLFPHLWNGDFGAFSQVDEQQGDNGPLDLVIRKRKIKEEEKEEPPPIPFPNDIFKDMFANNPVGHLGHIKAENDYSAYLNFLSAAHFGGVFPRWPEERKIKPKASQQCPICNKIIMGAGKLPRHMRTHTGEKPYMCNICEVRFTRQDKLKIHMRKHTGERPYLCIHCNAKFVHNYDLKNHMRIHTGIRPYQCKFCYKSFTRSDHLHRHIKRQSCRISRPRRGRKPATWRAASLLFAQNGQPDDKSFMMPPALEEMSSHLSSAAMCLPGPSTKHFMDGAKSSLNLQELESQFEETQMKLFGRTHLDMERNGSIFAFALGHNDSLSARPYFSLPDPWGAGFNGLAGLNHLAPISEASN
- the ZBTB7C gene encoding zinc finger and BTB domain-containing protein 7C isoform X1, producing the protein MRSKALFSTSNLLPESPRALNENMANGIEDLIGIPFPNHSSEVLCGLNEQRHNGLLCDVILIVQDQEYRTHKSVLAACSQYFKKLFTTGTLADQPYVYEIDFVKPEALSAILEFAYTSTLTITTSNLKHILNAAKMLEIQCVINVCLEIMEPSLEEEDEKEEEEEEEEEEEEEEEEEEEEDIEDFANQNLTDVQDISCRQSPSKSDLAEEAYSERPSSFSSHFPANSSSGSLGMIRDFSIESLLRENLYPKASIPERRPALSPFVPGLFPHLWNGDFGAFSQVDEQQGDNGPLDLVIRKRKIKEEEKEEPPPIPFPNDIFKDMFANNPVGHLGHIKAENDYSAYLNFLSAAHFGGVFPRWPEERKIKPKASQQCPICNKIIMGAGKLPRHMRTHTGEKPYMCNICEVRFTRQDKLKIHMRKHTGERPYLCIHCNAKFVHNYDLKNHMRIHTGIRPYQCKFCYKSFTRSDHLHRHIKRQSCRISRPRRGRKPATWRAASLLFAQNGQPDDKSFMMPPALEEMSSHLSSAAMCLPGPSTKHFMDGAKSSLNLQELESQFEETQMKLFGRTHLDMERNGSIFAFALGHNDSLSARPYFSLPDPWGAGFNGLAGLNHLAPISEASN